A DNA window from Vigna unguiculata cultivar IT97K-499-35 chromosome 10, ASM411807v1, whole genome shotgun sequence contains the following coding sequences:
- the LOC114166169 gene encoding dirigent protein 22-like — MASKFLIFSLLVSFQVLTFTLADETGFVGTVNPKELGLHKTRKFSHFKFFFHERFTGSNATSVTIVPPLTNYSTTSFGLVGITDNALTVGSDPNTKVVGRIEGLYAGTSQTEFNLLLVVNFVLTEGKYNGSSIAVLGRNRISLKVRELPVIGGSGVFKFARGYAETSTLYLDANRSTIEYNIYVSHY, encoded by the coding sequence ATGGCTTCCAAATTTCTCATCTTCTCCCTCCTTGTCTCTTTTCAAGTCCTCACTTTCACTCTAGCAGATGAAACTGGTTTCGTGGGTACCGTAAACCCTAAGGAATTAGGTTTACATAAAACCCGTAAGTTTAGCCATTTCAAGTTCTTCTTCCACGAGAGGTTTACCGGCAGCAACGCCACCTCAGTGACCATTGTTCCCCCACTCACCAACTACAGCACCACCTCTTTCGGCCTGGTGGGTATCACAGACAACGCGCTCACCGTCGGATCCGACCCAAACACCAAGGTGGTCGGAAGAATCGAGGGGCTGTACGCCGGAACATCGCAAACGGAGTTCAACTTGTTGCTGGTTGTGAACTTTGTGCTCACCGAAGGAAAGTACAATGGCAGCAGCATCGCTGTGTTGGGGAGGAACCGTATCTCCCTTAAGGTGAGGGAGCTACCTGTGATCGGAGGAAGTGGGGTTTTCAAATTTGCAAGAGGTTACGCAGAAACCAGCACTCTTTACCTTGATGCAAATAGGTCTACAATTGAATACAACATCTATGTTTCACATTACTGA
- the LOC114167497 gene encoding dirigent protein 22-like: MTSQFLILSLLVSCHVLTSTLADETGFVGTLNRKELGLHKKHKVISHFRFFFHERFTGSNATSVSVVPPLPNYNTTSFGLVGVSDIALRVGPEPNSTVVGKVESLYAGTSQTEFDLLLVANFVLTEGKYNGSTIVVLGRNRLSLKVREMPVIGGSGVFKFATGYAESNTLYLDAERSSIEYNIYVSHY; encoded by the coding sequence ATGACTTCCCAATTTCTCATCCTCTCCCTACTCGTCTCTTGTCACGTACTCACTTCCACTCTCGCCGATGAAACTGGTTTCGTCGGTACCCTAAACCGTAAGGAATTAGGTTTACATAAAAAACATAAGGTAATTAGCCATTTCAGGTTCTTCTTCCACGAGAGGTTTACCGGCAGCAACGCCACCTCAGTGTCCGTGGTTCCTCCACTTCCAAACTACAACACCACTTCTTTCGGACTGGTGGGTGTCTCCGACATCGCGCTGAGGGTGGGGCCAGAGCCAAACTCGACAGTGGTCGGAAAAGTTGAGTCTTTGTACGCCGGCACGTCGCAAACGGAGTTCGATCTGTTGCTGGTTGCGAACTTTGTGTTGACCGAAGGGAAGTACAATGGCAGCACCATTGTTGTGTTGGGGAGGAACCGTCTCTCCCTTAAGGTGAGGGAGATGCCTGTGATTGGAGGAAGTGGGGTTTTTAAATTTGCTACAGGTTATGCAGAAAGCAACACTCTTTACCTTGATGCAGAGAGATCTTCAATTGAGTACAACATCTATGTTTCACATTACTGA